Proteins encoded within one genomic window of Ammonifex degensii KC4:
- a CDS encoding 4Fe-4S dicluster domain-containing protein: MPPYVLPDKCDGCKNEADPWCVAVCPGNLFMIDPVTSKALCRDPGECWDCMTCTIFCPRQAIVTQVQYQLAPIPAELIPRLGKRHITWTLIDCKGRIYRLENMILAGEGEEED, from the coding sequence TTGCCCCCTTACGTTCTGCCTGACAAGTGCGACGGTTGCAAGAACGAGGCCGACCCGTGGTGCGTGGCGGTTTGCCCGGGGAATCTCTTTATGATCGATCCGGTGACCTCGAAAGCGCTTTGTCGCGATCCAGGGGAGTGCTGGGACTGCATGACCTGCACCATTTTCTGCCCCCGCCAGGCGATCGTTACCCAGGTGCAGTACCAGCTGGCCCCTATACCGGCGGAGCTCATCCCCCGCCTGGGGAAGCGGCACATCACTTGGACCCTGATAGACTGCAAGGGACGCATTTACCGGCTGGAGAACATGATCCTGGCGGGGGAGGGGGAAGAGGAGGACTAG
- a CDS encoding energy-coupling factor ABC transporter permease, whose protein sequence is MTGILVLFFLLGAASPAYAMHIMEGFLPPKWCIFWYAAMLPFLLAGFFSVRCQVRRDPRLKWLLGLAGAFAFVLSALKLPSVTGSCSHPTGVGLGAVLFGPTTMTVLGFIVLLFQALLLAHGGLTTLGANTFSMAVVGPLVSYGIYRGCVSLRLPRGLAVFLAATLGDWATYVTTSFQLAWAFPGSSFWGSFLKFAGIFAVTQVPLAISEGILTMVVFNLLVKYNREELELLGVLSEGREETARA, encoded by the coding sequence ATGACCGGCATTCTGGTTCTCTTCTTTCTGTTGGGTGCGGCTTCACCGGCCTACGCCATGCACATTATGGAGGGCTTTCTTCCTCCCAAATGGTGCATCTTCTGGTACGCAGCTATGCTCCCCTTTCTTTTGGCAGGCTTCTTTTCCGTGCGGTGTCAGGTGCGTCGTGATCCCCGCCTCAAGTGGCTTTTAGGTCTGGCTGGAGCTTTCGCCTTCGTGCTTTCGGCCCTCAAGCTTCCCTCGGTTACCGGCAGCTGTTCTCACCCCACCGGCGTGGGCTTAGGAGCAGTGCTCTTCGGTCCCACCACCATGACCGTCCTAGGCTTTATCGTTCTCCTCTTCCAAGCACTTCTACTGGCACACGGAGGCTTAACCACCCTTGGGGCCAATACCTTTTCTATGGCCGTGGTAGGCCCCCTGGTCTCCTACGGCATCTATAGGGGTTGTGTCTCTTTGCGCCTTCCCCGGGGCCTGGCCGTCTTCTTGGCCGCCACCTTAGGGGACTGGGCTACTTACGTCACCACCTCTTTCCAACTGGCTTGGGCCTTCCCGGGCAGCAGTTTCTGGGGTTCGTTTCTGAAGTTCGCCGGCATTTTCGCCGTAACCCAGGTGCCCTTAGCCATAAGCGAAGGGATTCTCACCATGGTGGTCTTCAACCTGCTGGTCAAGTATAACCGGGAAGAACTGGAGCTTCTGGGCGTGCTTTCTGAAGGAAGGGAGGAGACGGCCCGTGCTTAA
- a CDS encoding energy-coupling factor ABC transporter substrate-binding protein yields MLKNALFLLLVASLIAFPLLWGKGHSFEGADDQAQEVIKEVAPHYQRWFEPLWEPPSGEIESLLFALQAAIGSGFVFYYLGYSKGRRQRS; encoded by the coding sequence GTGCTTAAAAATGCGCTGTTCTTATTGCTGGTGGCTAGCCTTATAGCGTTTCCCCTACTCTGGGGTAAAGGGCATTCTTTCGAGGGCGCCGATGACCAGGCCCAAGAGGTGATTAAAGAAGTGGCTCCCCACTACCAGCGCTGGTTCGAGCCCCTCTGGGAGCCCCCGAGCGGGGAGATAGAAAGCCTGCTTTTCGCTTTGCAAGCAGCTATAGGCAGCGGCTTCGTCTTTTACTATCTGGGTTATTCCAAGGGGCGGCGGCAGAGGTCATGA
- the cbiQ gene encoding cobalt ECF transporter T component CbiQ, producing MIEFLPFDYWAYHNRWREVHPGAKLLFGVAALAGACLVHRPLAGLAVGGTAALLTVVGAGIPLRVYLRLLLLPAGFLFVGLISLLLDFKGGRPVYAGLALAETVASRSLAAVAALYFLILTTPVGEILALLRRLGAPALFLELCLLTYRHLFSLLRTANGLRLAQLARGGRLRGRLAWRVAAGLVRQLFLLAQHRAHRSYLALMARGAEELVFRGRPQVLRWREFGFFGLWAGIELLLAWCLGR from the coding sequence ATGATAGAGTTTCTTCCCTTCGATTACTGGGCTTACCACAACCGCTGGCGAGAGGTGCATCCGGGGGCTAAGCTCCTCTTCGGGGTGGCTGCGCTGGCGGGAGCTTGTCTTGTGCACCGGCCCTTGGCAGGGTTGGCTGTAGGAGGAACGGCGGCTCTGCTCACCGTGGTGGGAGCAGGCATTCCCCTGCGCGTTTACCTGCGCCTTTTGCTTCTGCCGGCCGGTTTTCTCTTCGTGGGCCTTATAAGCTTGCTTTTAGACTTTAAGGGAGGAAGGCCGGTTTACGCCGGTCTTGCTCTGGCGGAGACGGTGGCTTCCCGTTCGCTGGCCGCCGTTGCCGCCCTTTACTTCTTGATTCTCACCACCCCCGTGGGGGAGATCCTGGCTCTGCTCAGGCGTCTGGGTGCGCCTGCCCTGTTTCTAGAGCTCTGTCTTCTAACCTACCGGCACCTCTTTAGCCTCCTGCGTACCGCCAACGGGCTGCGCCTGGCACAACTGGCGCGGGGTGGCCGGCTGCGGGGACGGCTGGCCTGGCGGGTGGCGGCAGGGCTTGTTCGCCAGCTTTTTCTCTTAGCCCAGCACCGCGCCCACCGGAGCTACCTGGCGCTGATGGCGCGGGGTGCGGAAGAGCTAGTTTTTCGGGGGCGCCCGCAGGTCCTGCGCTGGCGGGAATTCGGCTTTTTCGGCCTCTGGGCCGGGATCGAGCTCCTGCTTGCTTGGTGCCTAGGGAGGTGA
- a CDS encoding energy-coupling factor ABC transporter ATP-binding protein — MEAVKVSFTYPDGTEALREVTLGIPEGKRVALIGPNGSGKTTLFFLWLGLFRPSAGEVRFWGKGLSYRRGELEELRRKVGLVFQDPEDQLLAPTVWEEVAWGLWARGYEGQLVEEKVRTALQAVELFDQRHKPPHLLSYGQKKRLCLAAVLALEPEVLLLDEPTAGLDPGQTKRLLHFLSGLKGCTIVFSTQDVDLAYSFAEHLFVLWRGRLVAEGRPAEVLAQADFMEEVGLGSDRPVVLRLYQVLKEKGKISPGGSPPTRWEELVALLEG; from the coding sequence TTGGAGGCAGTTAAAGTAAGTTTCACTTATCCGGACGGCACGGAGGCCTTGCGGGAGGTCACTCTGGGTATACCCGAGGGGAAGAGAGTTGCCCTAATCGGGCCTAACGGTTCGGGCAAGACCACTCTCTTCTTTCTCTGGCTGGGACTCTTCCGTCCTTCGGCAGGGGAGGTGCGCTTCTGGGGAAAAGGACTGAGTTACCGGCGCGGCGAACTGGAAGAATTGCGCCGCAAAGTGGGGCTCGTCTTCCAAGACCCGGAGGATCAGCTCCTGGCTCCTACTGTCTGGGAGGAGGTGGCTTGGGGGCTCTGGGCCCGGGGATACGAGGGGCAGTTGGTGGAGGAAAAGGTGCGGACGGCTTTGCAGGCCGTGGAACTCTTTGACCAGAGGCATAAGCCGCCACATCTCTTAAGCTACGGCCAGAAGAAACGCCTCTGCCTAGCAGCGGTTCTGGCGCTGGAACCGGAGGTGTTGCTGCTCGACGAGCCCACGGCGGGGCTGGATCCGGGCCAGACCAAAAGGCTTTTGCATTTCCTGTCGGGCTTAAAGGGGTGCACCATAGTCTTTTCTACCCAGGACGTGGATCTGGCCTACTCCTTTGCCGAGCATCTCTTTGTGCTCTGGCGGGGTAGGCTGGTAGCCGAAGGGAGGCCGGCCGAGGTCCTGGCGCAGGCCGATTTTATGGAGGAAGTGGGGCTAGGCTCGGATCGGCCAGTGGTCCTGCGCCTTTACCAGGTGCTTAAAGAAAAGGGTAAGATAAGCCCTGGCGGTTCGCCTCCCACCCGCTGGGAGGAGCTAGTAGCGCTTCTGGAGGGATAG
- the cbiD gene encoding cobalt-precorrin-5B (C(1))-methyltransferase CbiD: MKKSRRHGYTTGACAAAAAKAAALLLFHGVSVREVKIKTPQGKELVLPVASAEKGEGWACCGVVKDAGDDPDVTHGLTVYATVAPASELRLEGGPGVGVVTRPGLPVPPGEPAINPGPRQMILEAVREVLPPGQGAVITISVPGGEEVAARTFNPRLGIVGGISILGTTGIVVPFSEEAYRESLKAAVNVAVAEGWRILVLVPGRSAEKLALSYGFPAEAVVPMANYVGFLLQHCAEVGVEGVILWGQAGKLLKVAGGVFNTHSRVADARLEVLAALAAAEGASPFLVGRILEAATVEEAAEWLAKENLERTWHRVAARAALKAWEYAGGKLRVGAVLFDREGKILGCSEEACTLASQLGVNLPSSSPSIPPGIYLVGVGPGDPAYLTPAAWRVIRGSRLVVGAPKVLKRLGLTGEPLLPPFAPLFALLERESSTSPVAVLVSGDPGLFSILQTLRRELSQLPLRVVPGISAVSTLFARLGRGYEEARFLSLHGRGTEEELLAEVKKGGTVVVFTGPAFPPQRIGEVLAAAGYGGLPVAVGADLTLAEEKLLEQGEAGQLAKLEGDWSNAVVVIFA; the protein is encoded by the coding sequence TTGAAGAAGTCCCGGCGTCACGGCTACACTACCGGCGCCTGTGCGGCAGCGGCGGCCAAGGCGGCAGCCCTCCTTCTCTTCCACGGCGTTTCGGTGCGGGAGGTAAAGATAAAAACTCCCCAAGGGAAGGAGCTCGTCCTTCCCGTAGCCTCGGCGGAGAAGGGAGAGGGATGGGCGTGCTGCGGAGTGGTGAAGGACGCGGGGGACGATCCCGACGTCACCCACGGACTTACCGTCTACGCCACCGTGGCTCCTGCTTCCGAGCTCCGGCTGGAAGGAGGGCCGGGGGTAGGAGTGGTGACGCGCCCCGGCCTGCCCGTGCCCCCAGGAGAGCCAGCCATAAACCCGGGACCGCGGCAGATGATCCTGGAGGCGGTGAGAGAAGTATTGCCTCCTGGGCAAGGGGCGGTCATCACCATAAGCGTTCCGGGCGGGGAGGAGGTGGCGGCCCGTACCTTTAATCCCCGGCTGGGTATAGTAGGAGGAATTTCCATCCTGGGCACCACCGGGATAGTGGTTCCTTTCTCCGAAGAGGCCTACCGGGAAAGCCTCAAGGCGGCGGTAAACGTGGCGGTGGCGGAGGGGTGGCGTATATTAGTCCTGGTTCCGGGGCGCTCCGCTGAGAAGCTGGCCTTGAGTTACGGCTTCCCGGCAGAGGCGGTGGTGCCCATGGCCAACTACGTGGGTTTTCTCCTGCAGCACTGCGCCGAAGTGGGAGTGGAAGGAGTAATCCTCTGGGGGCAGGCGGGGAAGCTTTTGAAAGTAGCGGGAGGGGTCTTCAACACCCACAGCCGGGTGGCCGATGCCCGCCTGGAGGTGCTGGCGGCTCTGGCGGCAGCGGAGGGAGCTTCGCCTTTCCTGGTAGGGCGGATACTGGAGGCGGCCACGGTGGAAGAGGCGGCGGAATGGCTGGCCAAAGAGAATCTGGAGCGTACGTGGCACCGGGTGGCTGCCCGGGCAGCCTTAAAAGCCTGGGAGTATGCGGGGGGAAAGCTGCGGGTGGGGGCGGTCCTTTTCGACCGGGAAGGAAAGATCTTGGGCTGCAGTGAGGAGGCTTGTACCCTGGCTTCTCAGCTGGGAGTGAATCTTCCTTCTTCGTCCCCTTCTATTCCTCCCGGCATTTACCTGGTGGGGGTGGGGCCGGGCGACCCGGCCTATCTTACCCCGGCAGCCTGGCGGGTGATCCGCGGGTCCAGGCTGGTGGTGGGGGCTCCCAAGGTTTTAAAGCGTCTAGGTCTTACCGGCGAGCCCTTGCTTCCCCCTTTTGCTCCCCTTTTCGCCTTACTCGAAAGAGAAAGCTCCACCTCCCCCGTGGCGGTGCTGGTTTCGGGCGATCCGGGGCTCTTTAGCATACTTCAGACGCTCAGGCGCGAACTCTCTCAACTCCCCCTCCGAGTGGTGCCGGGCATAAGCGCGGTTTCTACCCTTTTCGCCCGCCTGGGTAGGGGCTACGAGGAGGCCCGTTTTCTGAGCCTACACGGGCGGGGCACGGAGGAGGAGCTGCTGGCCGAGGTGAAAAAGGGGGGAACGGTGGTGGTCTTCACCGGTCCCGCTTTCCCTCCCCAGCGAATAGGGGAGGTGCTGGCGGCTGCCGGCTACGGTGGTTTGCCGGTGGCGGTGGGAGCGGACCTCACGCTTGCGGAGGAAAAGCTTCTTGAGCAGGGAGAGGCCGGGCAGCTGGCAAAGCTTGAGGGAGATTGGTCGAATGCGGTGGTGGTCATCTTTGCCTGA
- the cbiT gene encoding precorrin-6Y C5,15-methyltransferase (decarboxylating) subunit CbiT has product MPDFPFITPGLPDSYFRHKAIPLTRQEVRVVALAKLRLAPGQILWDVGTGTGAVAVEAARLIRPEGKVYAVERDPERVAVARANASCWKLDNLAILEGEAPEALLSLPSPHRVFVGGSGGKLGAILKVVGERLLPGGRVVITGVTLDTLWEAYRWADSSGWETELLGMVLVRGEKVGSRCLLKGGNPIFLVVAEKPEEGR; this is encoded by the coding sequence TTGCCTGATTTTCCTTTTATCACTCCTGGCCTGCCCGATTCTTACTTCCGGCATAAAGCGATCCCCCTTACCCGGCAGGAGGTGCGGGTGGTGGCCCTGGCCAAGCTACGCCTGGCACCGGGACAGATCCTCTGGGACGTGGGGACGGGGACGGGAGCGGTGGCAGTGGAGGCGGCACGCCTGATCCGGCCCGAAGGGAAGGTTTACGCGGTGGAGCGGGATCCGGAGCGGGTGGCCGTAGCCAGGGCCAACGCGTCTTGTTGGAAACTCGATAACCTGGCGATCTTGGAAGGAGAGGCGCCAGAGGCCCTGCTTTCTCTTCCTTCGCCCCACCGGGTTTTCGTAGGGGGGAGTGGGGGCAAGCTGGGAGCCATCCTAAAAGTGGTGGGGGAGAGGCTTTTACCCGGCGGGCGGGTGGTGATAACCGGAGTCACCCTGGATACTCTCTGGGAGGCTTACCGCTGGGCCGATTCTTCGGGCTGGGAAACGGAGCTTTTGGGGATGGTACTGGTCCGGGGAGAGAAAGTGGGTTCCCGCTGCCTCCTCAAAGGAGGAAACCCCATCTTTTTGGTGGTGGCCGAGAAACCAGAGGAGGGAAGATAA
- the cobI gene encoding precorrin-2 C(20)-methyltransferase, whose product MATLYGVGVGPGDPELITLKALRLLEEVPVICAPRSREEGESLAGEVVTSLLGEKLQSKEFLLLHFPMTRDRKVLEEAWREAASQVVARLRQGKDVAFVTLGDPSFYSTFPYLRQAVLALAPETRVAVVPGVSSLSSCMALGGVWVQENERLAVIPVTGDFSSDTWLNEFDCLVFLKGGRHWKKLREFLAARGYLAQARLVERCSTPEEKVYPAAEVEKAPYLSQVIVHRSRF is encoded by the coding sequence ATGGCTACTCTTTACGGCGTGGGGGTGGGACCGGGTGACCCGGAGCTCATTACCCTCAAGGCGCTCAGGCTGCTGGAGGAAGTACCGGTCATTTGCGCTCCCCGCTCGCGGGAAGAAGGAGAAAGCCTGGCTGGGGAAGTGGTGACCTCCTTGCTGGGAGAAAAGCTCCAGTCAAAAGAGTTCCTGCTGCTCCACTTTCCCATGACTCGGGACCGGAAGGTCCTGGAAGAGGCTTGGCGGGAAGCAGCTTCCCAGGTGGTGGCTCGGCTGCGGCAAGGAAAGGACGTGGCCTTCGTCACTCTAGGAGACCCCTCCTTTTACAGCACCTTCCCTTACCTGCGCCAAGCAGTGCTGGCTCTAGCTCCGGAGACCAGGGTAGCAGTGGTGCCGGGGGTGAGCTCTCTTTCGTCTTGCATGGCGCTGGGAGGGGTCTGGGTGCAGGAGAACGAGCGCCTGGCGGTAATCCCGGTAACGGGTGATTTTTCCTCTGACACCTGGCTTAATGAGTTTGACTGCCTGGTTTTTCTCAAAGGAGGAAGACATTGGAAGAAGCTGCGGGAGTTTCTGGCCGCGCGGGGGTACCTTGCCCAGGCGCGGCTGGTGGAGCGCTGCAGCACACCGGAAGAAAAGGTTTACCCGGCGGCCGAGGTGGAGAAGGCACCCTACCTTTCGCAGGTGATAGTGCACAGGTCACGCTTTTAG
- the cobM gene encoding precorrin-4 C(11)-methyltransferase has protein sequence MRPVYIVGAGPGDPELITVKGARLLREADLVVYAGSLIPPAVLQYVSPQAALYNSAELDREEIVRLLEEGARADKTVVRLSSGDPSLYGALAELVSELEKRGVPCEVVPGVSSFLAAAARLKREYTLPGVTQTLILTRVAGRTPVPEDLCALSRYRASLCLFLSASLLERAVEDLLAGYPPETPAALVEKVTWPEERIFTCQLAELAQVARREGVTRTALVLVGDFLKGEGAPSCLYDPHFSHSYRRGKK, from the coding sequence TTGCGGCCGGTTTACATCGTGGGGGCGGGGCCGGGAGATCCAGAACTCATTACGGTAAAAGGAGCGCGGCTTTTAAGAGAAGCTGATCTCGTGGTATATGCCGGTTCACTTATTCCTCCGGCGGTTTTGCAGTACGTCTCTCCGCAGGCTGCCCTTTACAACAGCGCCGAACTCGACCGGGAAGAAATAGTGCGCCTGCTGGAGGAAGGGGCGCGGGCGGACAAAACGGTGGTGCGCCTTTCCTCCGGCGATCCCAGCCTTTACGGAGCGCTGGCAGAGTTGGTGTCGGAGCTAGAGAAAAGGGGAGTCCCTTGTGAGGTGGTGCCGGGGGTGAGCTCTTTCCTGGCAGCGGCTGCCCGGCTTAAAAGGGAGTACACGTTGCCTGGCGTCACCCAGACCCTGATCCTCACCCGGGTGGCGGGGAGGACGCCGGTGCCGGAGGATTTGTGTGCTCTCTCCCGGTACCGGGCCAGCCTGTGTCTTTTCCTTAGCGCCTCCCTGCTGGAAAGGGCGGTAGAAGATCTCTTAGCGGGCTACCCGCCGGAGACACCGGCGGCCCTGGTAGAGAAGGTTACCTGGCCGGAGGAGCGAATCTTCACCTGCCAGCTGGCGGAGCTGGCCCAGGTAGCCAGGCGGGAAGGAGTGACCCGCACCGCGCTTGTGCTGGTGGGGGATTTTCTAAAAGGGGAAGGCGCTCCTTCCTGCCTGTACGATCCCCACTTTAGTCACAGCTACCGGCGGGGGAAGAAATGA
- a CDS encoding cobalt-precorrin 5A hydrolase, translating to MKELAVVVLGRRGKELARRLKEGLPSPVKVYLPRRLAEGEEAYDSLGELLADLFPKAQGIIWVGAVGTAVRLLAPLLRDKFSDPPVVVVDEGGRFAVSLLGGHHGANELAEKVAGILRAVPVITTASDSLGIISWDVFARQYNLALYPRAHLPRATRALLEGEEIWLYWDEDLPRLPLPWPPSVKVFSWRLGTTFPQEYPLTVWVSAKTLPEPPPFLALCPRKLVAGVGCRRGVKAEQVTLAIEETVKEAGFSLLALKALATVTLKQGEKGLEEAAVSLGLTLRYFSPEELAEVEKSWSDPLPASAFVKEKVGVGNICTTSALAAGGKRLLVPKRAFPGVTVALAELNWP from the coding sequence ATGAAAGAACTGGCTGTGGTAGTCCTGGGCAGAAGGGGAAAAGAGTTGGCCCGGAGGTTAAAGGAAGGTTTGCCCTCTCCGGTAAAGGTTTACCTTCCCCGGCGGCTGGCGGAGGGAGAGGAAGCCTACGACTCTTTGGGCGAGCTTTTGGCGGACCTCTTCCCCAAAGCGCAAGGAATAATCTGGGTGGGGGCGGTGGGGACGGCGGTGAGGCTCTTGGCCCCTCTTTTGCGGGACAAGTTTTCCGATCCGCCGGTGGTAGTGGTGGACGAGGGGGGCCGGTTTGCGGTGAGCCTCCTGGGTGGGCACCACGGGGCCAACGAACTGGCGGAGAAGGTAGCAGGTATCTTAAGAGCCGTGCCGGTGATCACCACCGCCAGCGACTCTCTTGGTATTATCTCCTGGGACGTCTTCGCCCGGCAGTACAACCTTGCTCTTTATCCCCGTGCCCACCTTCCCCGTGCTACCCGGGCCTTGCTGGAAGGGGAGGAGATCTGGCTTTACTGGGACGAAGATCTCCCCCGCCTCCCTCTCCCCTGGCCTCCTTCGGTTAAGGTCTTCTCCTGGCGTCTCGGAACTACCTTTCCTCAGGAATATCCCCTTACCGTCTGGGTTTCGGCCAAGACCTTGCCCGAACCGCCTCCTTTCCTCGCCCTTTGCCCGCGCAAGCTGGTGGCGGGGGTGGGCTGCCGCCGGGGAGTAAAGGCGGAGCAGGTAACGCTAGCCATTGAAGAGACGGTAAAAGAAGCGGGCTTTTCTCTGCTGGCCCTAAAAGCGCTGGCCACGGTGACCTTAAAGCAGGGCGAAAAGGGCCTAGAGGAGGCGGCGGTTTCTTTGGGTCTTACGTTGCGCTACTTCTCGCCGGAGGAGCTGGCGGAGGTAGAAAAATCTTGGTCCGATCCTTTGCCCGCAAGTGCCTTCGTTAAAGAGAAAGTAGGGGTGGGAAATATATGCACGACTTCGGCCCTGGCGGCGGGCGGAAAGAGGTTACTGGTCCCCAAGCGGGCGTTCCCCGGAGTGACGGTGGCCCTGGCCGAGCTCAACTGGCCGTAG
- the cobJ gene encoding precorrin-3B C(17)-methyltransferase — MSDLTFRAAACLEEAEVIIGYRPYLESIAAYLKGKEVFPGRMREELERAREAVLQAQKGKRVAVVSGGDPGVYGMAVPVLQAALEEGVAVEVIPGVTAATAVAACLGAPLGHDFAVVSLSDLLTPWPLILRRLKGALAADFVLVLYNPSSSRRQERWREAVEVIKGGRDPDTPVGIVWEATRPSERKVLTTVGEMEKFPVDMRSLVIVGNSQTYVAGGLMITPRGYERK; from the coding sequence TTGTCCGATCTTACCTTCCGCGCCGCTGCTTGCCTTGAGGAGGCGGAAGTAATCATAGGCTACCGCCCTTATCTGGAGAGCATAGCTGCCTATCTTAAAGGAAAAGAAGTGTTCCCCGGCCGGATGCGGGAAGAACTAGAGCGGGCACGCGAAGCAGTGCTTCAAGCGCAGAAAGGGAAAAGGGTGGCGGTGGTCTCCGGCGGCGATCCGGGAGTTTACGGCATGGCCGTGCCGGTTTTGCAGGCGGCGCTGGAGGAGGGGGTGGCAGTGGAGGTAATACCGGGGGTCACGGCGGCCACGGCCGTGGCTGCTTGCCTGGGGGCTCCGCTGGGGCATGACTTCGCCGTTGTGAGTCTCAGCGATCTCCTCACCCCCTGGCCCCTCATCTTGCGGCGGCTGAAAGGGGCTCTGGCCGCCGACTTTGTACTGGTCCTCTATAACCCCTCCAGCTCCCGCCGGCAGGAGAGGTGGCGGGAGGCGGTGGAGGTCATAAAAGGGGGGCGGGACCCTGACACGCCGGTGGGCATCGTCTGGGAGGCCACCCGCCCCAGCGAAAGGAAGGTGCTGACCACGGTGGGGGAGATGGAGAAATTCCCGGTGGACATGCGCTCTTTGGTCATCGTGGGCAACTCCCAGACCTACGTAGCCGGCGGTTTGATGATAACTCCCCGGGGGTACGAGCGCAAATGA
- the cobK gene encoding precorrin-6A reductase: MILVLGGTSEGREVAARLKAAGWPVLVSLATPVGKAFAGEVEMVVGRRDAAGFLTLFRERKIRLVVDAAHPFATELRRQIQKACSLAGLPYLRLARPSPPLPEHPLLVPCPDFASAVEEAVQRGPVIFLTTGTRTLPLFATRAQMAGCRVVVRCLPDPEAVAACLAAGLSHRDIVALTGPFTEELNRALFRAYGATVVVTKESGPTGGMEEKLKAAWALGLPVVLVRRPPEPEGAFYRLEDLLQAVEKLEKGEVG, translated from the coding sequence ATGATCCTGGTGCTGGGGGGAACGAGCGAGGGGAGGGAGGTGGCGGCCCGGCTTAAGGCGGCCGGCTGGCCGGTGCTGGTAAGCCTGGCCACGCCGGTAGGGAAGGCCTTTGCCGGGGAGGTGGAGATGGTAGTGGGGCGCCGGGACGCGGCCGGTTTCTTAACCCTTTTCCGGGAAAGAAAGATAAGGCTGGTGGTAGATGCTGCCCACCCCTTCGCCACCGAGCTGCGCCGACAGATCCAAAAGGCCTGTTCCCTAGCCGGCCTTCCTTACCTTCGCCTGGCGCGCCCTTCTCCTCCTTTGCCCGAGCATCCGCTGCTCGTACCTTGCCCCGACTTCGCCTCGGCGGTCGAGGAGGCGGTACAGAGGGGTCCGGTGATTTTCCTCACCACCGGCACCAGAACCCTTCCCCTCTTCGCCACCCGGGCGCAAATGGCAGGATGCCGGGTAGTGGTGCGCTGCCTGCCCGATCCAGAGGCGGTAGCCGCCTGCCTGGCAGCCGGGCTTTCCCACCGGGACATCGTAGCTCTCACCGGCCCTTTTACCGAGGAACTGAACCGGGCCCTTTTCCGGGCCTACGGCGCCACTGTGGTGGTGACCAAGGAAAGCGGCCCCACCGGAGGCATGGAAGAGAAACTAAAGGCCGCCTGGGCGCTCGGCCTGCCGGTAGTGCTGGTAAGACGACCACCGGAGCCGGAAGGGGCTTTTTATCGTCTGGAAGACCTTCTGCAAGCTGTGGAAAAACTGGAGAAAGGAGAGGTAGGGTGA
- a CDS encoding sirohydrochlorin chelatase, which yields MKEGIVVLGHGSRAAVDEANQFLVEVTEALKALYPESLLESAWMNPRTPRQKLPEAVARLVSQGVKRIIVLPVFLTAGLHLKEDIPEILAELSQKYPGISFTLARPIGFDPRLIDILADRLAEVRG from the coding sequence GTGAAGGAAGGGATCGTGGTTTTGGGACATGGGAGCCGGGCAGCGGTAGATGAGGCCAACCAGTTTCTGGTAGAGGTAACCGAAGCTTTAAAGGCTCTTTATCCGGAGAGTTTGTTGGAGTCGGCCTGGATGAATCCCCGTACCCCCCGCCAGAAGCTGCCGGAGGCGGTGGCCAGGCTAGTATCTCAGGGAGTAAAGAGAATAATAGTCTTGCCGGTTTTCCTCACGGCGGGTCTGCACCTCAAAGAAGATATCCCGGAAATACTGGCTGAGCTTAGCCAAAAATATCCTGGAATCTCCTTTACGCTGGCCCGGCCCATAGGGTTTGATCCGCGCCTCATAGACATCCTGGCCGATCGTCTGGCGGAGGTAAGGGGATGA
- a CDS encoding precorrin-8X methylmutase: MSFFLDPRIIEAESFRRIEAALAPYRHRFTEEELEVVKRVIHATGDVSLVEEIFFRPGAVAAGVEAVSRGTKLICDVEMVAAGVKNRYPGPIKVAVSLPGAAELADKEDVTRSLAGMRLLKEELAGSLVAVGNAPTALLGVLEAYREGIRPALVVGVPVGLVGAAEAKEALWSTDLPAVVLRGTRGGSPVAAAVVNALVSLARKGR, translated from the coding sequence ATGAGTTTCTTCCTTGATCCTCGGATCATAGAGGCCGAGAGTTTTCGCCGCATAGAGGCGGCGCTTGCCCCTTACCGCCACCGCTTCACCGAAGAAGAACTGGAAGTGGTCAAGCGGGTAATCCATGCTACCGGTGACGTGTCGCTGGTAGAAGAGATCTTCTTCCGGCCGGGGGCGGTGGCTGCTGGGGTAGAGGCGGTAAGCAGGGGCACTAAACTTATCTGCGACGTGGAAATGGTGGCGGCGGGAGTGAAGAACCGCTACCCCGGGCCGATAAAAGTGGCGGTCAGCCTACCGGGAGCGGCGGAACTTGCCGATAAAGAAGATGTTACCCGTTCTCTGGCGGGGATGCGCCTGCTGAAGGAGGAGCTGGCGGGAAGCCTGGTAGCGGTAGGCAATGCACCCACGGCTCTTCTGGGGGTGCTGGAGGCCTACCGGGAAGGGATAAGGCCGGCGCTGGTGGTAGGCGTGCCGGTAGGGCTGGTAGGGGCGGCGGAAGCCAAGGAAGCTCTCTGGTCTACCGATTTACCGGCCGTGGTGCTGCGCGGGACGCGTGGAGGGAGCCCGGTGGCGGCCGCTGTGGTCAACGCCCTTGTTTCTCTGGCCCGGAAAGGCCGGTGA